The sequence gtggggaaggaaaaaaattgaaacaagatgggatggggagggagacaaaccatgagagactcttaatctcaggaaacaaactgagcattgccggggaggaggggagagacgGGGTGgcgggtgatggacactggggagggcagtgcaatggtgagtgctgtgaaatgtataagactgatgattcacagacatgtaccttgaagcaaataatacattatatgctaattttaaaaatgaaaatatacaaataaaatgaaaaaaaaggaggagaacaaagttgggggttcacatttcctgatttcaaaacctgCCAGAAAGCCACGGTGGTGAAGACAGTGTGGCACTGGCttaaggacacacacacagaccaatggaataaaatagagaacCTCACGCACATGGCCAGGTTTTGACGAGGGAGTCAAGATCCCTGGGTAAAGAAGCGTCTCTTCAGCGAATGGTGCTGGGCTGACTGCACAGCCACATATGAGGGGACGAGTCAGAGCTGTACATGACACCACACACAGAAgctaattcaaaatggatcaccaAGCCCAAATTTAAGAGTCAAACTGTACCACTCTTGGAAGGGGACCTGGTTAGATCTTCATGAACTTGGGTCTGGCAGTGGTATCTTAGGTCTGATGTCACAAgacaggaacaaaagaaaaaaatagataaattggacatCATCAAAATTTGAAGAGTTTATGCCTCAAAGGACATGGTCAGGAGAGTGAAGATGAAGCCTAAGGTGGGAGAAAATATCTACAGATCTCAGGACCGATAAGGcactagtgtccaaaatatataaagaactcttgcaaatcaaaaatacaaagataggggtggctgggtggctcagcgggttaaagcctctgcctttagctcaggtcatgatctcagggtcctgggatcgagtcccgcatcgggctctctgctcagcaggggacctgcttcctcctctctctctgcctgcctctctgcctacttgtggtctgtgtctgtcaaatagttgaataataaaaaaacaaaacaaataataaaaataataaaaaacaaaacaaaacaaagcaacagaaCTAAAAAGCAGATAGCCAACAAGCACACAAAAAtattctcaacatcattagcaTCAGGCAAGTACAAATCCTCACCAGAGAGAGTACCACTTCATGCCCACCAGGATGGCTCGATAGAAAATATGAGACACTAGCAAGCGTCGGAGAGGACGCGGGAAACATGGGACCCTCGTAACTGTTGCTGGGAGCATGAGCTGCTCAGCCACTGTGGAAGGCAGCCCGGCAGCTCCTCCAAGCTAAATGCAGAGTCCCACCGTCTGACCCAGAAGTCCacccaagagaatgaaaacatatgtccacggGATGCCTGCACTCAAAAGCTCATGGCAGCATCTTCACAAcagccaaatgtccatcagatGATGGTTGGATAAAAGATGTAGCTGACCCATAAAATGGATTATTATTAACAAATAGCATCTGATAAACAAATAGTACCTGGTAAACAAATAGTATctgataaaaaggaatgaagtatggCATAGGCTACAGCAAGAATAAAACTCCACACgttatgctaagtggaagaagccattCGCAGAAGACTGCCtattatagcattttatttttatgtaatttccaaaataggcaaatacatagagacagaaGGCAAATGAGTAGTTGTGTAAAGCTGGGGCCAGGGAGGATGAATTGGGGGGTTTTCTCCTGAGGTGATGAACATTCTGTATGCTCCATGGTGGGTGTAGTTGTGGAAACACTGACCACCACCCAGCTGTGCACCTTCAGTGGGTCAGTGCTATGCTATGTCAGTTTTATGCCAACCAGCCATTACAAAAGAAGTCATCGGAGAGGTTGAAGGTCAGTGGAGAGGGTCCCTGCCCCTGGATGGAGGGTCCTTGTGAGGTCAGGGCACAGAAGAGTGTAAGCTAGAAAGGGGGTAGAGTAGTTGGGGGAGAGGTGCACTAGTTGAGCACAATATGGGGTTGGGCTCATTAAGAGAAAAGTCAAGGAGACCACCAACCGAGCGGAGAGGTCAAGAAACTGAGAAGACCCAGAAACTATCGGAGAGCATGGCCTTGAGCCAGTAGCCAAACTCACTGAGCAGTGGGGTCCTGGCGTCCTGTTAGCATGACCAACCAACCACGGCAAAGCTGCAGGGTTCTGGGGGGCATGAGGAGCACCCTAGGTCCAGAGCCAGTTCCCAAAGTTGGCAGTGGGGATTGTCATTTGCACTATTCAGTTCCTGTAtaaccttttatattttttgtccaAAGATAAGTTCAATTCCAAAAGTGCGATATCGAAATCTCCTTCCGTAATTCCATTCTTACTTGTCTCCCCCATGCACTCGTAATCATTTTTGTTTAACAATGTAGCAGCTCTGCTGTTCGGGACACACAGGTCCACCGTTGTTTCAGCTTTTCCACAGAGCTCACCTGCTAGCCTCAGCCTCTTTACCCTGTTCAGTGCTTTTAACCTTCAATGTCACCTTGTACACTTGCTGCCATGGGCTTGTCCATTCTTCTCCTCTGTATCACTCACCTGATTTTCAGCGCTTCTCCATCGCTCTGTTACATGTTTCTTGGAAACTTCCTGTGACCGAGTTTTGACTTTTTCCACAAGTCCCTGTCTTCATCAGAAGAAGGCAGCCCCCTCCTGAGGAGGCCGTCCTGTTACTCGGTGTCTGGACAGAGCATCCCTCAAGGATTTCTGCAGATGGGTGGGTGCCTGCGTGATAGAACTGCTGTATCCTCATTCTTTCTGTGTGGGAGTTTTCCACAATATTCCTCAGGGTCGTTTCTCCTAGCAATCCTCCCTGAGACTCAACGAGTCTTTCCAACTGCTGACTCGACTGCTAACTAGCTCTGGGGATTGTCTTATTGGACGCAtcactcctgcctctgccctggcCGTCTGCCTGCCCCTGACTGCACTCCTATTGTTCCCGCATGCCATGGCCTCGGTGGGTTCTCACCCCGTCCTCTTGTCGCTTTGCTTTGTGCTCTTGTTCTGTGATGTGAATTTTCCTTTCACTTAGCCTTCCAGAGCAACCATCTCAGCCCGTGACTGTCCTTCAAGTCATCCGCATCGACATCTGCATCTACAGCTACGGTTTTTTGCTAAATTGTACTTCTTTGAGGCAGTTTTAAGTTCACAACAAAACTTAGAAAAAGCTGCAGAGGTCTCCCACACACCCCTTGCCTCCCCACATGCACAGCCTCAGTCACCGTCGACGTCTCCACCAGACACAGCTTTGTTGAAGCTGATGAATCTGCACTGACATCATTGGGTGCCAAGTCCTTCATCTACACCTTCACTCGTGATGACTGAGTCCTTCGTCTACAGTTCACTCATGATGTCATAtgttctatgggtttggacacaCATATAATGGCATGTATCCACCACCACAGTGGCACACGGAGGGGTGTTCCTGCCATAaagccctccccgccccacttgttaatccctccccccactccaaaCTGTACAACCGCCGATCCCTGTACTGTCTCCCTAGTTCTGCCTTTTCCTAAATGTCTTAGAGCTGGGGTCACACGGTCTGTGGCCGTCTCCTTTCACTTAGGAAGAGGGATTTAAGGCGCCTCCATgacttttcatggcttgatagctcattctttagcatttttagcatatttaactttaaagaatattctagtgtctggatggaccacagtttatttatccatcacctgccgaagggcatcttggttgcttccaagttttgccAATTATAAGTAAAGCTTCCATAAGCATCTATATGCAGGGTTTTGAGTGCACATGAGCTTTTAGCTCCGTTGAGTTAATGTTaaggagcacaattgctggatcatatgggaagTGTTTCGTTTTgcaagaaaccaccaaactgtcttccagaggggctgcaccattCTGAATGCCCACCGTGGTTAGAGAGCGCTCCTGCTGCTCCTTGTCCTTGCCCACACTTGGTGTTGCTTGTTTAGTTTTTctaaatcatgatttttttagtttagtGACATGACATGATTGCTTATGTAGAAAATCTCACATaatcaacaaaaaaatatagAACTACTAAGTGATGGTAGCAAAGTTGCacgatacaaggttaatataaaaCATCAATTGCTTTTTCATATCCCAGCAAGGAGCATTTAGAATTTGACATTAAAAACTCAAtatcatttacattagcaccaaaaaatgaattatttaggTAAAAAcctaataatatatataagatatatccAAGGAATCTAAATAACTCTAATGAAAGAGATCATCTCAACTTGATGTGCAGATTCAGTGTGAGCCCAATAAAGATCCCAGCCTGTTGTCGACAAACTGGTGCTGGAGACTCTAGCAAAAAGCAAAAGACCCAGAACAGCCGACACTAATAGAGGAAAACAGAGCCCGAAGACTAACACTCCTCAGCTCGAGACCCACCACAGGCCACAGTAATCAGGATGACATGGCACTGTTGATAAAACAGACAGATCCACGGAGCCATGAACAGAGAACCTGGAAACAGATGCACACAAAGGTAGTCAGTTGAtgtgacaaaggagcaaaggaaattcaggggagaaaggacagtctttccaTTAAACGGTGCTGGGCCTCTTGGACATCTacatgcaagaaaagaaaaaagaggggctcctgggaggctcagttggctaagcatctgcctttgactcaggtcatgatcccagagtcctgggatcacatcTCAGGATCGGCAcccagctcagtggggggcctgcttctccctgtacccctccccctgcttgtactgtctctcaagtaaataaataaaatctttaaagaaaagaaaaaagaaagaatctataTCCAGACCTTACACCCTtcccaaaaataaactcaaaatggaccacagACCTCAGCATAAGACACAAAACTATTAAAGTCCTAGaagataacagaaaagaaaatctaggtGATCTTGGGTTTGGTGACTACTTAGACACAACACCAAAAGGACAtccttccaaaaaaaattaacaaaaaattttgTTAAGTTGTACTTCACGAACATTAAAGACATCTGCTCTATGAAAGacactgagaaaatgaaaacacaagacaCAGCCTGGCAGGGGGGAACACAAAACACATGTCAGATACAGGAATtgcatccaaaatatacaaagaaattttgaaactcaacaataagaaaacaaacaactcaatctaaaaatgggcaaaagagctGTACatacacttcaccaaagaagacacagagatggcacaaaatcatatgaaaagatgctctatgtTCTAGGTcattcaggaaatgcaaattaaaacaacattgagatatcATCACACACCCCTGCTGGGAATACAAtaatggtgcaaccactttgggcaatttcttacaaaactaaatatactcttaccTTATGATTCAGCAGTCACATTCCTTGGTGAATTCCTTGGAGGTGAGAATTTACATCCATACAAAAACCTCCATGTGGATATttctagcagctttatttataattgtcaaaacttggaaacagCCAAGATGGCCGTCAGTAGgcgaatggataaataaactgtgaaaaGTCCAGACAACGAAATATCATTCAgtagtaaaaagaaatgagctatcaagccatgaaaagtcATGGAGGCACTTTAAATGCATCTtactaagtgggaaaaaaagtcCAAAATGGCCACATACTACCTGATCCAAACGCTatgatgttctggaaaaggcaaaacaaaggaACTGATAacaagatcagtggttgccaagggttggaggagggagggagagagatgtacaggcagagcacagaggattttaaggcagtgaaactattATTCTGTGTGGTACCATCACGAAGAATATATGTCATGATTTTTCAAATCCATGGAATATGCAACAAGAGTGACCCTAAACTATGGACTTCAATCAACACTAGTGTATCCATATTGGTTCATAAGTTGCAACAAATGTACCACATGAGATGtaagaaatatggaaaattcaGGGGGTGGTGGGAAAAGAGGGTATATGGGAATCCCCTGTACTTTTCACCCATTTTTTCCTGTAAACGTGAACCTGCTAAAActaaattgtctattttttttaatctccatggGCATACACTTGACTTGTCTGAACTAGTCTTCCTCTCTTGTTCACCTGACATTCATCCCACCAGAAACTCTATTTTATTGAGATCTGGTGCCCAAACTCCTTGTCCCTCCAACTTGCTCACCCCCTTGTGTGATGCATGTGTCCTGCTGCCCCGTGGAGCCCACTTCACCTGCTAGAGCATCTGTAATGGCTGCATTCCCACAAGATGTGGAAGTTCAGACCTCCAGTGAGGCAACAGGTGGGATCCACTCTGTTCCCCAGTGCTCCCATGTCCTTCCAGAAGTAGAGGactcatttcatctttttcttaactgtgcaggagcagaggcagagaaccCTCAGGAGGCAGACAGACACTAATTTGCACTGTGCTCCATGGCTTAATGTGGTCAGTCCTTGCCTAGGCCAGGGTCTCTGACTGTTCCCAACTTCTCATCAAGCTCAGAGGTTCAAGGAAAGCTGAGCCTCCTCTACCACCTCACCTATGACCTCCCTGTCTGCTGCCCTTGAAAGACCCATGGCTGAGAATCAAGGTTGGCAACAGGGAAAAGATGCTACATAGTCAAGCTGCCATCACCCAAGAATGCCCTCTAAATTTTACTTCTGGATGTAGATGCAAAAGTTATCAACAGAATACAACAATGTATCAAACTAAAAATACACTATGACCAAGCTGGGTTGCATCCCCAAGCACACAAGGATAGTTCAATACCAGGAACTCCAGTCAAAGCAGCAGATAGACAAAGCGCCACCTTCCCATTGACTAGGAAGACCTGGGATGAGAGCACAAGCCAGGCGCAGAGACAGCACACTGATTTGTTAAATTCACTGTTCAATCAAGTACAAGGCTAACCTCATGAGGAATAAGGTGCATCACTTAAGAAATTATCACATAACTTGCTGATTTGGAGCATCCCTTGTTAGTATCAGAATCAGAGGTAAAGACtataaagaaaagtgaaagaaaaggtgGGAAATTTTTATACTAAGGGGAGCAGTCCAGccatgggtggatggttggaggCCAGTCAGCAGGAGGCTGATGTCCAAAGGCATGGCCAAGAGAAATTAGGAGCAGGGACATCTGGTATGCAGACTTAAGTTTTCCTTCTCAGTAGAGTAATCCTCTTATGCTCACCTCAAGCTTTATAATCATCTCTTCAACCAAGAAACCTTGCATTGGCAATGGCTTGCTGTTTGGAAATAAATCACCCCTTCTCCTTTGGGGCAACGCTGAGAAGGGCAGCAGACTCAGAAGCTGGACGAAGTAGCTCAAGATGAATGGATGGTCTGAATGGAAACAGGACAAACAGGAACCAGAGATATTTCTATGGTTTTCAGAAATAATCAAGGAGAAAAAGGATTCCTTTCCAAATACCAGGACGGGGGCTGGATTATTCTTATTCTGGTCATTAAGGAATGGGCGTTTCCAGAAGGGACAAGGCATGGATAAACTGATggaatataaacacacacacacttactcgTACTTACAGAAACCAACCAAAATGTCATCCCTAGATGGCAGGATTATgggaattcttttcttctttagatttttattgtttccagtAAAGACCATGGACGATTTTTACGATCTTAACATAGAAGAGGACTATTGGAAGAGGTCAGCACAGCACAGGTAATGGCACCTGGGCAGGAGGAGCCATAGGTCACTTGAGGCCAACAGAGAGTGCAGGTGACCAGtgcctgggctcctggggaaACAAAGACATCTGGAGCTGAGGTTCTAATTATAGGGCTCAAAACAAAAGTGGAAGAAGACAAATTTAGGAAACAGAAAGTGGATGCTCACCTGAGCCAGTAGGAAGGCACtggcaaagaggaaaaatagggCTTGAAAATAGTATAAACAGTCACAAGGAAGTGACCTTGTGGCCTGTGAAGCCACTAGACAGATATATAAAGGGTTCTGGCCCAGAAGTCTCCACACCTGAGCATCTGTCCTCTGCACCTGCTCCTCTGACCTGATCCACCCTCAACCCACCAGAACCATGGGCTGCTGTGGCTGTTCCgggggctgtggctccagctgtgggggctgtggctccagctgtgggggctgtggctccagctgtggGGGCTGCGGCTCCGGCTGTGGCTCCGGCTGCTGTGTGCCCGTCTGCTGCTGCAAGCCCGTGTGCTGCTGTGTGCCAGCCTGTTCCTGCTCCAGCTGTGGCTCCTGCGGGGGCTCcaaggggggctgtggctcctgtgggggctccaaggggggctgtggctcctgtgggggcTGCAAGGGCagctgtggctcctgtgggggctgcaaggggggctgtggctcctgtgggggcTGCAAAGGCggctgtggctcctgtgggggttgcaaggggggctgtggctcctgtggaGGTTGcaaggggggctgtggctcctgtgggggttgcaaggggggctgtggctcctgtgggggttgcaaggggggctgtggctcctgtgggggttgcaaggggggctgtggctcctgtgggggttgcaaggggggctgtggctcctgtggctgctcccagtccagctgctgcaagccttgctgctcccagtccagctgctgcaaaCCCTGCTGCTCCCAATCCTGCTGCTGtgtcccctgctgctcccagtccagctgctgcaaaCCTTGCTGCTGCTCTTCAGGCTGTGGGTCATCCTGCTGCCAGTCCTGCTGCTGTGTCCCCGTttgctgctcccagtccagctgctgcaagccctgctgctcccagtccagctgctgtgtCCCCGTCTGCTGTCAGTGCAAGATCTAAAGCTCTGAACCCAAACCTTGggtttctttctcaatatttggTGAAACCTATATTCTTGATGCATCCACAACCTTCTCCTACTTTTCATTCCTACACATACCTCCTTCCTTGACTCATCTCCACCTCTGAGATCTGTCTTTAACCTCATCactcagaaatattttctgtagatgCCTCTGCTTAGAAGCAGGTGCCAGCTGACGCTACAATCAGCCCTTCCAACTTGGGTGGGAGCTGGCTGAGAAGCAAAGTCAGGTCCAGGTTTCTGAGTGAAAATTGAGACTGCTTTAATCTGGCTTCTTAGCCGTAAGGATGCTGGATCCTACTGGGCCACTTTCTGCTCACCTGTAACTCTCCTCTCCCTACAagaacttccttctttcctgttgcCTCTAACTCCACttgtttaaaacaataacaattgTATTTCcctttaataaaatttatcttgTCTGTAAGCCAACTGTACACTTGGTgcgatttttttcttttcaaactttttccCATATGGTGACAAATTAGCAACATCCTTGTAAATGGGCTTTTGGATCCACCAACTCTGTTGGCACATTCACAAAGAACCATCCACTGACTCCTATGTTCCCAATGGACACCAAACATTTTCACCCTCTCCGCTCCAAGGATAAGAGGGCTCAGCCCCAGCAAAGTGGGCGAGGGAGTCGGCCATGGGAGGTAGAGATGGGCAGCAGGTGCTGAGTGCTGACAACCATCTGAGCAGGGACTAGGCGTGTGCATCCATGTGAGTAAGAGATGGATGACCTTCCCTATCCCCTCACCACCCAGGTCCTATAGAGAACGCTGGTCCTTGGGAAGACCCCAGAACAGGCCAAGTTCAgggagaggaaacataagcatcAGGATGTACCTTCCATGTGAGCTACAGTCCACCTTCGATTCAAATACAAAATTAGGATT comes from Mustela erminea isolate mMusErm1 chromosome 9, mMusErm1.Pri, whole genome shotgun sequence and encodes:
- the LOC116599993 gene encoding CLK4-associating serine/arginine rich protein-like — encoded protein: MKEKRNLRVWVQSFRSCTDSRRGHSSWTGSSRACSSWTGSSKRGHSSRTGSRMTHSLKSSSKVCSSWTGSSRGHSSRIGSSRVCSSWTGSSKACSSWTGSSHRSHSPPCNPHRSHSPPWSPHRSHSPPWSPRRSHSWSRNRLAHSSTRACSSRRAHSSRSHSRSRSPHSWSHSPHSWSHSPHSWSHSPRNSHSSPWFWWVEGGSGQRSRCRGQMLRCGDFWARTLYISV